Proteins from a single region of Aureibacter tunicatorum:
- the murA gene encoding UDP-N-acetylglucosamine 1-carboxyvinyltransferase: MASFKINGGFKLSGEIVPQGAKNEALQILCAVLLTEEPITIHKVPDIRDVNKLIELLASIGVNVQKVGAESYRFEASQVDLSYLETEEFKKKASSLRGSVMILGPLLARFGSAKMPKPGGDKIGRRRLDTHFIGFQKLGAKFNFDNESHFYEVDATDLKGTYMLLDEASVTGTANIILAAVLAKGITTIYNAACEPYIQQLCKMLNRMGANISGIGSNLLTIEGVESLGGTTHTLLPDMIEVGSFIGLAAMTKSNLRIKDARVDQLGIIPDTFRRLGIQLEIEGDDIVVPEQESYRIEKFFDGSILTIADAIWPGFTPDLLSIVLVTATQAKGTVLIHQKMFESRLFFVDKLIDMGAQIILCDPHRATVIGLDRQTPLRGIKMSSPDIRAGVALLIAALSAEGTSVISNVEQIDRGYQYIDKRLNALGAQIERIED, translated from the coding sequence ATGGCCTCATTTAAAATAAACGGCGGATTTAAACTTTCCGGAGAGATCGTTCCCCAAGGAGCTAAAAACGAAGCGTTGCAGATTTTATGTGCGGTTTTGCTCACTGAAGAGCCTATAACTATTCATAAAGTGCCGGATATACGCGATGTCAATAAGTTGATTGAGCTTTTGGCAAGTATAGGTGTCAACGTGCAAAAAGTCGGAGCGGAGTCATATAGATTTGAAGCTTCACAGGTAGATTTGTCTTATCTGGAAACGGAGGAGTTTAAAAAGAAAGCCTCATCATTAAGAGGTTCCGTGATGATTTTGGGGCCGTTGCTAGCAAGGTTTGGATCAGCGAAAATGCCAAAGCCTGGAGGCGATAAAATAGGTCGTAGAAGACTTGATACTCATTTTATAGGATTTCAGAAGTTGGGAGCCAAATTTAATTTTGACAATGAATCCCATTTTTATGAAGTTGATGCCACTGACTTGAAAGGTACATATATGCTTTTGGATGAGGCTTCTGTGACAGGAACTGCGAATATCATTCTCGCGGCAGTGCTTGCTAAAGGAATAACAACGATCTATAATGCTGCTTGCGAACCTTATATTCAACAATTATGCAAGATGTTGAATAGAATGGGGGCGAATATCAGCGGTATTGGCTCCAATCTTTTGACGATAGAAGGTGTTGAATCTTTGGGAGGAACAACTCATACGCTATTGCCGGACATGATTGAGGTAGGTAGCTTTATTGGTTTAGCCGCAATGACGAAGTCCAACTTAAGAATCAAGGATGCTAGAGTGGATCAATTAGGTATCATCCCTGATACTTTCAGACGTTTGGGTATTCAGCTTGAAATAGAAGGAGATGATATTGTAGTGCCGGAACAAGAGAGTTATAGAATCGAGAAATTTTTTGATGGCTCTATTCTTACAATTGCGGATGCTATTTGGCCTGGGTTTACACCAGATCTTTTAAGCATTGTTTTGGTAACGGCGACTCAAGCAAAAGGAACGGTGTTAATTCATCAGAAGATGTTTGAAAGCCGATTGTTTTTCGTGGACAAGCTAATCGATATGGGGGCTCAAATTATTTTGTGCGATCCACATAGGGCTACTGTCATTGGCTTGGACAGGCAAACGCCTTTGCGTGGCATTAAGATGTCAAGTCCGGATATCAGGGCTGGTGTGGCTTTACTGATTGCCGCATTAAGCGCGGAAGGCACAAGCGTTATTTCGAATGTTGAGCAAATAGATAGAGGATATCAGTATATCGACAAGAGACTGAATGCTTTGGGTGCCCAAATAGAAAGAATTGAAGATTGA
- a CDS encoding aminotransferase class I/II-fold pyridoxal phosphate-dependent enzyme: MDIFEKLDARNTPLGKYSDKEQGYYMFPKLEGEIGPRMQFQGREVLNWSLNNYLGLANHPEIRKADAQGAQDWGLAYPMGARIMSGNTKYHEQLENELADFVMKEDCMLLNYGYQGVVSVIEALVDRKDVIVYDAESHACIVDGVRLHMGKRFRFNHNDMESLEKQLKHAQAVTEKTGGGILVITEGVFGMSGVVGDLKEIVKLKEKFQFRLLIDDAHGFGTMGETGAGTHEYLDVVDEVDVYISTFAKSMASIGAFVAADAKIVKYLRYCTRSQIFAKSLPMPLVMGNLKRLEMLRNSPAKQQLWDVVNHLQSGLKERGFNLGDTVSPVTPVFLKCTIAETVSLIKDLRENFNIFCSVVVYPVVPKDVVMLRLIPTAAHSIEDVDETITAFEKIAQKIKDGDYSNSMTEFNV, from the coding sequence GTGGATATTTTTGAAAAGTTAGACGCGAGGAATACTCCTCTAGGGAAGTATTCTGATAAGGAGCAAGGTTATTACATGTTTCCAAAGTTGGAAGGCGAGATTGGACCAAGAATGCAATTTCAAGGCAGAGAGGTGCTTAATTGGAGCTTAAACAACTATCTAGGTTTAGCAAATCATCCTGAAATAAGAAAAGCGGACGCTCAAGGAGCTCAAGACTGGGGATTGGCTTACCCTATGGGTGCCAGAATCATGTCGGGAAATACTAAGTATCATGAGCAGTTGGAGAATGAGTTGGCTGACTTTGTGATGAAAGAAGACTGCATGTTGCTAAACTACGGTTATCAGGGAGTTGTGTCGGTAATCGAAGCTTTGGTTGACAGGAAAGATGTTATCGTATATGATGCTGAATCGCACGCATGTATTGTGGACGGTGTAAGGCTTCATATGGGTAAAAGATTCCGTTTCAACCATAACGATATGGAAAGCTTGGAGAAGCAATTAAAGCATGCTCAAGCTGTTACTGAAAAGACTGGAGGAGGAATCTTGGTGATTACTGAAGGTGTATTTGGTATGTCGGGTGTTGTTGGCGATTTGAAGGAGATTGTCAAGTTGAAGGAAAAATTCCAATTCAGACTATTGATAGATGATGCTCATGGTTTTGGTACTATGGGTGAGACTGGAGCGGGTACGCACGAATACCTTGATGTAGTTGATGAAGTGGATGTGTATATTTCTACTTTTGCCAAGTCTATGGCTAGCATCGGAGCTTTCGTAGCAGCTGACGCAAAAATCGTGAAGTATTTGAGATATTGCACAAGATCTCAGATTTTCGCCAAGTCGTTGCCAATGCCTTTGGTTATGGGTAACTTGAAGCGTCTTGAGATGTTGAGAAACAGCCCTGCCAAGCAACAATTGTGGGATGTTGTAAACCATTTACAGTCAGGATTGAAAGAAAGAGGATTCAACCTTGGAGATACAGTTTCTCCTGTGACGCCTGTTTTCTTGAAGTGCACTATCGCTGAGACTGTAAGTTTGATCAAGGATCTTAGAGAAAACTTTAATATCTTCTGCTCAGTAGTGGTATACCCAGTAGTCCCTAAGGATGTGGTAATGTTGAGATTGATTCCTACAGCTGCTCACTCGATTGAGGATGTGGATGAGACAATTACTGCTTTTGAAAAGATTGCTCAAAAGATTAAAGATGGAGATTACTCTAATTCGATGACAGAGTTCAACGTTTAG
- a CDS encoding chitinase, with translation MRREERTAKGLSLILMLALGLFFFGACSDSEKITDDNNPEDPSNPGEDNPPQTPITDLISPEEYNDLFSYRCGTENAQSEATNQCGEEDFYSYTNFQKAIDEISNIKVIIEQRDAEYYIPPRITRIDKPTGEEKIVSDPPEFNGEWEQNFPIKEITIDYSSFCNEGSFIDRKRELAAFFANIAQETTGGWETAPGGKFAWGLFYKEELGYFGTDHVGYNVPHENYPGVPGKSYHGRGPIQLSYNYNYGQVSEYLFGDKYVLLNDPEDVSANGVLAFKTAIWFWMTPQFPKPSCHEVMIPDMWTPSPEDIEKGREAGFAHTIAIINGGVECGGPHEKAQSRFHHYDKFAEILGVSTGLDGSDDPNTDCSQIQPY, from the coding sequence ATGAGAAGAGAAGAAAGAACTGCGAAAGGGCTCTCATTGATATTAATGTTAGCCTTGGGATTGTTTTTTTTCGGGGCATGCTCGGATTCCGAGAAAATCACAGATGACAACAATCCCGAAGATCCCTCAAATCCCGGAGAAGACAATCCTCCACAAACACCTATTACCGACCTTATCAGTCCTGAGGAATACAATGATTTATTTTCCTATCGCTGTGGGACAGAAAACGCTCAAAGTGAAGCGACAAACCAGTGTGGAGAAGAAGATTTTTATTCTTACACTAATTTTCAAAAAGCGATTGATGAAATTTCGAACATTAAAGTTATCATAGAGCAAAGAGACGCTGAATATTATATTCCACCTCGCATCACTCGCATAGACAAACCCACTGGAGAAGAAAAAATAGTCAGCGATCCGCCCGAATTCAATGGCGAATGGGAGCAAAATTTCCCTATCAAAGAAATTACCATTGACTATTCCTCTTTCTGCAATGAAGGCTCATTTATAGACAGAAAAAGAGAGTTGGCCGCCTTCTTCGCTAATATAGCGCAAGAAACTACCGGCGGCTGGGAGACAGCGCCTGGAGGAAAATTCGCTTGGGGATTATTTTACAAAGAAGAGTTGGGCTATTTTGGCACTGACCATGTAGGATACAATGTTCCTCATGAAAACTATCCTGGAGTTCCAGGCAAGTCATACCACGGCAGAGGGCCAATACAATTAAGCTATAATTACAATTACGGTCAAGTCAGCGAATACTTATTTGGGGACAAGTATGTATTGCTTAACGATCCTGAAGATGTATCTGCCAATGGCGTTTTAGCTTTCAAAACTGCTATATGGTTTTGGATGACTCCTCAATTTCCTAAACCATCTTGCCATGAGGTAATGATTCCTGATATGTGGACTCCAAGCCCTGAAGATATCGAAAAAGGAAGAGAAGCCGGCTTTGCCCATACTATAGCTATAATCAATGGCGGAGTGGAATGCGGTGGACCTCATGAAAAAGCTCAAAGCAGATTTCACCACTATGATAAATTCGCTGAGATTCTTGGGGTTTCAACAGGCTTGGATGGCTCTGACGATCCTAATACCGATTGCTCTCAGATTCAACCTTATTAA